Proteins encoded in a region of the Phoenix dactylifera cultivar Barhee BC4 chromosome 3, palm_55x_up_171113_PBpolish2nd_filt_p, whole genome shotgun sequence genome:
- the LOC103704158 gene encoding peptidyl-prolyl cis-trans isomerase FKBP20-1: MDDAVDLTGDGGVVKRVIRKARDDAIAPSENLSLVDVHYEGTLADTGEIFDTTHEDNTIFSFELGKGSVIKAWDIAMRTMKVGEVAKIICKPDYAYGSAGSPPDIPPNATLIFEVELVACRPRKGASLGSVSDEKARLEELKKQREMAAAFKEEEKKKREEAKAAAAARIQAKLEAKKHQGKGKGKAK, translated from the exons ATGGATGATGCAGTAGATTTGACTGGGGATGGAGGTGTAGTCAAGAGAGTTATAAGGAAAGCCAGAGATGACGCAATTGCACCATCAGAGAACCTTTCCCTTGTTGATG TTCATTATGAAGGCACCCTTGCTGACACTGGTGAAATTTTTGATACCACACATGAAGACAATACTATTTTCTCATTTGAGCTTGGGAAGGGCTCTGTTATCAAGGCCTGGGATATAGCAATGAGAACTATGAAG GTTGGGGAGGTTGCAAAAATTATTTGCAAGCCAGACTATGCCTATGGAAGTGCTGGTTCTCCTCCAGATATACCACCAAA TGCAACTCTGATCTTTGAGGTGGAACTGGTGGCTTGCAGACCGCGGAAAGGTGCCAGTCTTGGTAGTGTTTCAGATGAAAAGGCAAGGCTTGA GGAATTAAAGAAGCAGAGGGAGATGGCAGCCGCGTTCaaagaggaagagaaaaaaaagagagaagaggcaAAGGCTGCAGCTGCTGCGAGAATACAAGCCAAGTTGGAAGCAAAGAAGCACCAGGGAAAGGGCAAGGGAAAAGCAAAATAG